Proteins found in one Etheostoma spectabile isolate EspeVRDwgs_2016 chromosome 14, UIUC_Espe_1.0, whole genome shotgun sequence genomic segment:
- the pdcd6ip gene encoding programmed cell death 6-interacting protein isoform X1 encodes MATFISVPLKKSSEVDLMKPLSKFVTATYPAGEEQAEYIRAVEELNKLRRNALGRPLDKHESCLEILLRYYDQLCAVEPKFPFTENQLCLTFTWKDAFDKGSLFGGSVKLALASLGYEKTCVLFNAAALASQIASEQNLDNDEGLKAAAKYYQLASGAFGHIKDTVLSALNREPTMDISPETVGTLSIIMLAQAQEVFFLKATSDKMKDAVIAKLANQAADFYGDAFKQCQYKDNLPKYFYFQEVLPVLAAKHCIMQANAELHQSILAKQKKRFGEEIARLQHAAELVKTVASRYDEYVSVKDLSEKINRALTAAKKDNDFIYHDRVPEVKDLEQIGKATLVKATAITPPLSQKFTDLFEKMVPTAVQQSMSIYSQRKAETVNRLVGTMREATNLCNGVLASLNLPAALEDLSGDSIPQSIADKARAVVQLGGLQSIEQLIKDLPELLTRNREILDESLKMLDNEETTDNELRTKFNQRWNRTPSGDLYKPLRAEGANLSNILDKAVQADQVVRDRYNTHCDMITLLCKPENELNAAIPSANPTKTLQGSEVVNVLRSQLVQLDEMKKERETLEGEIKAVTFDMSTTFLTALAQDGAINEEQLSLSQLDQLYGAYNQRVQATLRTQEELLGQVQTSHQEFSSLKHSNTEANQREEVLKKLASAHDSYVEISNNLREGTKFYNDLTEILLKFQNKCSDIVFARKTERDELLKDLQQSIAREPSAPSFNIPAYQSNPAAPAGGPTPAPRTVFTQQPQQAQQQPQAKPMPPARPPPPSITPQAASTIPTNAPATGPPSSNPPPLAPPSQAQGPPYPSYQGYPGYFQMPMGYNPYAYGQYNMPNMPYMQYQQTPGQGGYPAPPPAGQPYPGYPQQPPQQQPYYPQQ; translated from the exons atACTATGACCAACTGTGTGCTGTTGAGCCCAAATTTCCCTTCACTGAAAACCAG CTCTGCTTAACCTTCACATGGAAGGATGCCTTTGATAAAGGATCTCTGTTTGGTGGCTCAGTCAAGCTCG CTTTGGCCAGTTTGGGCTACGAGAAGACATGTGTGTTGTTCAACGCAGCAGCGCTGGCAAGTCAGATCGCCTCAGAGCAGAACCTGGATAACGATGAGGGACTGAAGGCTGCAGCCAAATACTATCAG CTGGCCAGCGGAGCGTTTGGCCACATCAAGGACACAGTGCTGTCAGCGCTAAACAGGGAGCCCACCATGGACATCTCCCCTGAGACTGTTGGTACCCTGAGCATTATCATGCTGGCCCAGGCCCAGGAGGTCTTCTTCCTCAAAGCCACCTCAG ATAAGATGAAAGATGCTGTAATCGCAAAGCTGGCCAATCAGGCAGCAGATTTCTACGGCGACGCCTTCAAGCAGTGCCAGTACAAAGACAACCTTCCCAAG tatttttattttcaggaaGTGCTGCCAGTGCTGGCGGCCAAGCACTGCATCATGCAAGCCAACGCAGAGCTGCACCAGAGCATCCTGGCCAAGCAGAAGAAGCGTTTTGGAGAGGAGATTGCTCGGCTTCAG CACGCTGCAGAGTTGGTGAAGACGGTGGCGTCTCGTTACGACGAATATGTGAGTGTTAAGGACCTGAGTGAGAAGATCAACCGAGCTCTCACCGCAGCCAAAAAAGACAATGACTTTATCTACCATGACCGCGTGCCTGAGGTTAAGGATTTGGAACAAATCGGCAAGGCAACGCTGGTCAAAGCCACCGCCATCACACCTCCACTCAGCCAGAAATTCACAG ACTTGTTTGAGAAGATGGTCCCCACGGCGGTGCAGCAGTCCATGAGCATTTACAGTCAGAGGAAGGCTGAGACTGTGAACAGACTGGTGGGAACGATGAGGGAGGCCACCAATCTCTGCAATGG GGTGTTGGCTTCCCTAAACCTACCAGCTGCTCTGGAGGACCTGTCAGGAGACTCTATCCCACAATCCATTGCTGATAAGGCCCGAGCCGTTGTGCAGCTGGGAGGACTGCAGAGCATCGAGCAGCTGATCAAAGACCTGCCTGAGCTTTTGACCCGCAACAGAGAGATCCTGGACGAG TCTCTGAAGATGCTGGACAATGAAGAGACAACCGACAACGAGTTGAGAACTAAGTTCAACCAGCGCTGGAACAGAACCCCCTCTGGAGACCTCTACAAGCCCCTTCGTGcag AGGGTGCTAACCTCAGCAACATCTTGGACAAGGCTGTACAGGCAGACCAGGTGGTGAGGGACCGCTACAACACCCATTGTGACATGATCACCCTGCTGTGTAAACCAGAGAACGAGCTCAATGCTGCCATCCCCTCCGCCAACCCGACTAAGACACTGCAGGGCAGCGAG GTAGTGAATGTGCTGCGCTCCCAGCTCGTCCAGTTAGACGAAAtgaagaaggagagggagaccCTAGAGGGAGAGATCAAGGCTGTGACTTTTGACATGTCGACCACCTTCCTGACGGCGCTCGCCCAGGACGGGGCCATCAATGAGGAGCAGCTGTCACTCTCCCAGCTTGACCAGTTGTACGGCGCCTACAACCAGAGGGTACAGGCCACCCTCCGCACGCAGGAAGAGCTGCTGGGACAAGTTcag ACGTCCCACCAGGAGTTTAGCAGTCTGAAGCATTCTAACACGGAGGCCAACCAGAGGGAGGAGGTCCTGAAGAAGCTGGCTTCGGCCCATGACAGCTACGTTGAGATCAGCAACAACCTGCGCGAAGGCACCAAG TTCTACAACGACTTGACAGAAATCCTGCTCAAGTTCCAGAACAAATGCAGCGACATCGTTTTTGCTCGCAAGACAGAGCGGGATGAGCTACTTAA GGACCTGCAGCAGAGCATCGCCCGAGAGCCCAGTGCTCCATCCTTCAACATCCCTGCCTATCAGAGCAACCCAGCTGCCCCCGCTGGCGGCCCAACCCCTGCCCCCAGGACCGTCTTC ACCCAGCAGCCCCAACAAGCCCAGCAGCAGCCCCAGGCGAAGCCCATGCCCCCAGCCAGGCCTCCTCCACCAAGCATCACCCCTCAAGCAGCCTCCACCATTCCCACCAATGCACCGGCCACTGGCCCTCCCAGCAGCAACCCACCACCTTTGGCCCCACCATCCCAGGCCCAGGGACCACCTTACCCCAGCTATCAAGGCTACCCTGG GTACTTCCAGATGCCTATGGGCTACAATCCTTATGCTTACGGCCAGTACAACATGCCCAACATGCCCTACATGCAATACCAGCAGACTCCAGGACAGGGAGGCTACCCAGCACCCCCTCCTGCCGGACAGCCCTACCCTGGCTACCCCCAGCAACCCCCTCAGCAGCAGCCCTACTACCCCCAGCAATAA
- the pdcd6ip gene encoding programmed cell death 6-interacting protein isoform X2: MATFISVPLKKSSEVDLMKPLSKFVTATYPAGEEQAEYIRAVEELNKLRRNALGRPLDKHESCLEILLRYYDQLCAVEPKFPFTENQLCLTFTWKDAFDKGSLFGGSVKLALASLGYEKTCVLFNAAALASQIASEQNLDNDEGLKAAAKYYQLASGAFGHIKDTVLSALNREPTMDISPETVGTLSIIMLAQAQEVFFLKATSDKMKDAVIAKLANQAADFYGDAFKQCQYKDNLPKEVLPVLAAKHCIMQANAELHQSILAKQKKRFGEEIARLQHAAELVKTVASRYDEYVSVKDLSEKINRALTAAKKDNDFIYHDRVPEVKDLEQIGKATLVKATAITPPLSQKFTDLFEKMVPTAVQQSMSIYSQRKAETVNRLVGTMREATNLCNGVLASLNLPAALEDLSGDSIPQSIADKARAVVQLGGLQSIEQLIKDLPELLTRNREILDESLKMLDNEETTDNELRTKFNQRWNRTPSGDLYKPLRAEGANLSNILDKAVQADQVVRDRYNTHCDMITLLCKPENELNAAIPSANPTKTLQGSEVVNVLRSQLVQLDEMKKERETLEGEIKAVTFDMSTTFLTALAQDGAINEEQLSLSQLDQLYGAYNQRVQATLRTQEELLGQVQTSHQEFSSLKHSNTEANQREEVLKKLASAHDSYVEISNNLREGTKFYNDLTEILLKFQNKCSDIVFARKTERDELLKDLQQSIAREPSAPSFNIPAYQSNPAAPAGGPTPAPRTVFTQQPQQAQQQPQAKPMPPARPPPPSITPQAASTIPTNAPATGPPSSNPPPLAPPSQAQGPPYPSYQGYPGYFQMPMGYNPYAYGQYNMPNMPYMQYQQTPGQGGYPAPPPAGQPYPGYPQQPPQQQPYYPQQ, translated from the exons atACTATGACCAACTGTGTGCTGTTGAGCCCAAATTTCCCTTCACTGAAAACCAG CTCTGCTTAACCTTCACATGGAAGGATGCCTTTGATAAAGGATCTCTGTTTGGTGGCTCAGTCAAGCTCG CTTTGGCCAGTTTGGGCTACGAGAAGACATGTGTGTTGTTCAACGCAGCAGCGCTGGCAAGTCAGATCGCCTCAGAGCAGAACCTGGATAACGATGAGGGACTGAAGGCTGCAGCCAAATACTATCAG CTGGCCAGCGGAGCGTTTGGCCACATCAAGGACACAGTGCTGTCAGCGCTAAACAGGGAGCCCACCATGGACATCTCCCCTGAGACTGTTGGTACCCTGAGCATTATCATGCTGGCCCAGGCCCAGGAGGTCTTCTTCCTCAAAGCCACCTCAG ATAAGATGAAAGATGCTGTAATCGCAAAGCTGGCCAATCAGGCAGCAGATTTCTACGGCGACGCCTTCAAGCAGTGCCAGTACAAAGACAACCTTCCCAAG gaaGTGCTGCCAGTGCTGGCGGCCAAGCACTGCATCATGCAAGCCAACGCAGAGCTGCACCAGAGCATCCTGGCCAAGCAGAAGAAGCGTTTTGGAGAGGAGATTGCTCGGCTTCAG CACGCTGCAGAGTTGGTGAAGACGGTGGCGTCTCGTTACGACGAATATGTGAGTGTTAAGGACCTGAGTGAGAAGATCAACCGAGCTCTCACCGCAGCCAAAAAAGACAATGACTTTATCTACCATGACCGCGTGCCTGAGGTTAAGGATTTGGAACAAATCGGCAAGGCAACGCTGGTCAAAGCCACCGCCATCACACCTCCACTCAGCCAGAAATTCACAG ACTTGTTTGAGAAGATGGTCCCCACGGCGGTGCAGCAGTCCATGAGCATTTACAGTCAGAGGAAGGCTGAGACTGTGAACAGACTGGTGGGAACGATGAGGGAGGCCACCAATCTCTGCAATGG GGTGTTGGCTTCCCTAAACCTACCAGCTGCTCTGGAGGACCTGTCAGGAGACTCTATCCCACAATCCATTGCTGATAAGGCCCGAGCCGTTGTGCAGCTGGGAGGACTGCAGAGCATCGAGCAGCTGATCAAAGACCTGCCTGAGCTTTTGACCCGCAACAGAGAGATCCTGGACGAG TCTCTGAAGATGCTGGACAATGAAGAGACAACCGACAACGAGTTGAGAACTAAGTTCAACCAGCGCTGGAACAGAACCCCCTCTGGAGACCTCTACAAGCCCCTTCGTGcag AGGGTGCTAACCTCAGCAACATCTTGGACAAGGCTGTACAGGCAGACCAGGTGGTGAGGGACCGCTACAACACCCATTGTGACATGATCACCCTGCTGTGTAAACCAGAGAACGAGCTCAATGCTGCCATCCCCTCCGCCAACCCGACTAAGACACTGCAGGGCAGCGAG GTAGTGAATGTGCTGCGCTCCCAGCTCGTCCAGTTAGACGAAAtgaagaaggagagggagaccCTAGAGGGAGAGATCAAGGCTGTGACTTTTGACATGTCGACCACCTTCCTGACGGCGCTCGCCCAGGACGGGGCCATCAATGAGGAGCAGCTGTCACTCTCCCAGCTTGACCAGTTGTACGGCGCCTACAACCAGAGGGTACAGGCCACCCTCCGCACGCAGGAAGAGCTGCTGGGACAAGTTcag ACGTCCCACCAGGAGTTTAGCAGTCTGAAGCATTCTAACACGGAGGCCAACCAGAGGGAGGAGGTCCTGAAGAAGCTGGCTTCGGCCCATGACAGCTACGTTGAGATCAGCAACAACCTGCGCGAAGGCACCAAG TTCTACAACGACTTGACAGAAATCCTGCTCAAGTTCCAGAACAAATGCAGCGACATCGTTTTTGCTCGCAAGACAGAGCGGGATGAGCTACTTAA GGACCTGCAGCAGAGCATCGCCCGAGAGCCCAGTGCTCCATCCTTCAACATCCCTGCCTATCAGAGCAACCCAGCTGCCCCCGCTGGCGGCCCAACCCCTGCCCCCAGGACCGTCTTC ACCCAGCAGCCCCAACAAGCCCAGCAGCAGCCCCAGGCGAAGCCCATGCCCCCAGCCAGGCCTCCTCCACCAAGCATCACCCCTCAAGCAGCCTCCACCATTCCCACCAATGCACCGGCCACTGGCCCTCCCAGCAGCAACCCACCACCTTTGGCCCCACCATCCCAGGCCCAGGGACCACCTTACCCCAGCTATCAAGGCTACCCTGG GTACTTCCAGATGCCTATGGGCTACAATCCTTATGCTTACGGCCAGTACAACATGCCCAACATGCCCTACATGCAATACCAGCAGACTCCAGGACAGGGAGGCTACCCAGCACCCCCTCCTGCCGGACAGCCCTACCCTGGCTACCCCCAGCAACCCCCTCAGCAGCAGCCCTACTACCCCCAGCAATAA
- the arpp21 gene encoding cAMP-regulated phosphoprotein 21 isoform X1, which produces MTEAAVESKDVLLKPCDVTSCEIISCPSPSPCLSSSNQEDEECHKDSKKLVQQKNCNQVQPKKKVKARGKLVRSMAVCERTHVEGTQASPTQTFHLAAMTRERPVRRMNRRTAQIQRNIPLSKESSVEYTDSTGIDLHQFIINTLNSNPRDRMMLLKLEQDMIDFIVSNSPYKKFPHMSSYHRMLVHRVAAYFGMEHNVDQTGKSVIINRTSSTRIPEQRFLDKVHKDKTEEIHQWKIILKRDNSLDDQTRFHPLREKQSKSMEEREEEYQRARDRIFSQETLCTQERTHAETRAVEEYNPMLRPKEKALFRGSRDSSGSSWTGSSRQSSTETDCRYSNDPRPWSSTDSDSSYQWTGPTQKPGQAANQSWDARGSGSIALFRLQTTCPSSPPIIDEQPSNCAYIMENGIPPGSILVNPHTGQPFLNPDGTPAVYNPPDSLQPIRSQTQLQSLPSQNQQQQVVQYSSVSYTAPQMLPVTPSQPYTTIEDLSSQFAHVSCQSASEATPLYPPSQGYIYAAPPPPNPPSYCQSSPQLPVYCYSQYPTSAQHPCRPLSPSQHIHSQAAQPTAGVFAGGVQQSSHTQGQAVLGTYSPVAPHQRSIVQGGVSVSYPQSKVVTGVGGEAGYCCVVPPPPHHGSCHPPSCTNLSAPAWSAQY; this is translated from the exons ATGACTGAAGCAGCTGTAGAAAGTAAAGATGTCCTCCTAAAACCCTGTGATGTGACGTCATGTGAAATTATCAGCTGCCCTTCCCCTTCGCCATGTCTGTCTTCCAGCAATCAGGAGGACGAGGAGTGTCACAAGGACAGTAAGAAGCTGGTGCAGCAG AAAAACTGTAACCAGGTGCAACCAAAGAAAAAAGTTAAG gccAGAGGAAAGTTAGTGCGGAGTATGGCTGTCTGTGAGAGAACCCACGTTGAAGGAACccaa GCATCTCCGACGCAAACATTTCATCTAGCTGCCATGACGAGAGAACGTCCTGTAAGGAGGATGAACAGGAGAACAGCACAGATCCAAAGAAACATTCCACTGtccaaag AGTCCAGCGTGGAGTACACCGACTCCACCGGCATAGACCTGCACCAGTTTATCATCAACACCCTCAACAGCAACCCCAGAGACCGCATGATGCTGCTTAAACTGGAGCAGGACATGATTGACTTCATCGTCAgcaatag CCCCTATAAGAAGTTCCCTCACATGTCGTCCTACCACCGAATGCTGGTCCATCGGGTGGCGGCCTACTTCGGCATGGAGCACAATGTAGACCAGACAGGCAAGTCTGTCATCATCAACAGGACGAGCAGCACACGCAT ACCGGAGCAGCGTTTTCTGGACAAGGTGCATAAGGACAAGACAGAAGAGATCCACCAGTGGAAAATTATTTTGAAGAGAGACAACAGCTTAGATGACCAG ACCCGATTTCACCCTTTACGGGAGAAGCAAAGTAAGTcaatggaggagagagaggaggaatacCAACGAGCACGAGACCGAATCTTTAGCcaagag ACACTCTGCACCCAGGAGCGCACCCATGCAGAGACCAGG GCTGTGGAGGAGTACAATCCTATGCTGAGACCCAAAGAGAAGGCGTTATT CAGGGGGAGCCGTGACAGCTCAGGCTCCAGCTGGACAGGCAGCAGCAGGCAGAGTAGCACTGAGACTGACTGTCGCTATAGTAACGACCCCCGACCTTGGAGCAGCACAGACTCTGATTCCTCCTACCAATGGACGGGTCCCACCCAGAAACCTGGCCAAGCTGCTAACCAAAGCTGGGACGCACGTGGTTCAG gcTCCATTGCTCTTTTCCGACTGCAAACCACTtgcccctcctctcctcccatcATAGATGAGCAGCCATCTAACTGTGCCTACATCATGGAGAATGGGATTCCGCCAGGAAGCATATTAGTGAACCCACATACTG GGCAGCCTTTCCTGAACCCTGATGGAACCCCTGCTGTGTACAACCCTCCGGACAGTCTGCAGCCAATAAGGAGCCAGACTCAGCTGCAAAGCCTTCCCTCTCAGAATCAACAGCAGCAG GTGGTTCAGTACTCATCTGTCTCTTACACAGCTCCACAGATGTTGCCTGTCACTCCCTCACAGCCATACACCACA ATTGAAGATCTTTCCTCGCAGTTTGCTCATGTGAGCTGTCAGTCGGCAAGTGAAGCCACACCCCTGTACCCTCCTAGTCAAGGTTACATCTATGCAGCTCCTCCCCCTCCCAACCCCCCCAGCTACTGCCAGTCTTCACCTCAG TTGCCTGTGTATTGCTACAGCCAGTACCCTACCTCAGCTCAGCACCCATGCAGGCCTCTCTCACCTAGTCAGCACATCCACAGCCAAGCAGCGCAACCAACAG CAGGTGTGTTTGCTGGGGGTGTGCAGCAGTCTTCACACACCCAGGGCCAGGCTGTGCTGGGGACCTACTCACCAGTAGCCCCTCATCAGCGTAGCATAGTTCAG GGAGGTGTTTCAGTCTCCTATCCCCAAAGTAAAGTTGTGACAGGAGTTGGTGGGGAGGCGGGCTACTGCTGCGTggtgcccccacccccccaccacgGCAGCTGCCATCCTCCCAGCTGCACCAACCTCAGTGCCCCGGCCTGGAGCGCACAGTACTGA
- the arpp21 gene encoding cAMP-regulated phosphoprotein 21 isoform X2, which translates to MTEAAVESKDVLLKPCDVTSCEIISCPSPSPCLSSSNQEDEECHKDSKKLVQQKNCNQVQPKKKVKARGKLVRSMAVCERTHVEGTQASPTQTFHLAAMTRERPVRRMNRRTAQIQRNIPLSKESSVEYTDSTGIDLHQFIINTLNSNPRDRMMLLKLEQDMIDFIVSNSPYKKFPHMSSYHRMLVHRVAAYFGMEHNVDQTGKSVIINRTSSTRIPEQRFLDKVHKDKTEEIHQWKIILKRDNSLDDQTRFHPLREKQSKSMEEREEEYQRARDRIFSQETLCTQERTHAETRAVEEYNPMLRPKEKALFRGSRDSSGSSWTGSSRQSSTETDCRYSNDPRPWSSTDSDSSYQWTGPTQKPGQAANQSWDARGSGSIALFRLQTTCPSSPPIIDEQPSNCAYIMENGIPPGSILVNPHTGQPFLNPDGTPAVYNPPDSLQPIRSQTQLQSLPSQNQQQQVVQYSSVSYTAPQMLPVTPSQPYTTIEDLSSQFAHVSCQSASEATPLYPPSQGYIYAAPPPPNPPSYCQSSPQLPVYCYSQYPTSAQHPCRPLSPSQHIHSQAAQPTGLLGVCSSLHTPRARLCWGPTHQ; encoded by the exons ATGACTGAAGCAGCTGTAGAAAGTAAAGATGTCCTCCTAAAACCCTGTGATGTGACGTCATGTGAAATTATCAGCTGCCCTTCCCCTTCGCCATGTCTGTCTTCCAGCAATCAGGAGGACGAGGAGTGTCACAAGGACAGTAAGAAGCTGGTGCAGCAG AAAAACTGTAACCAGGTGCAACCAAAGAAAAAAGTTAAG gccAGAGGAAAGTTAGTGCGGAGTATGGCTGTCTGTGAGAGAACCCACGTTGAAGGAACccaa GCATCTCCGACGCAAACATTTCATCTAGCTGCCATGACGAGAGAACGTCCTGTAAGGAGGATGAACAGGAGAACAGCACAGATCCAAAGAAACATTCCACTGtccaaag AGTCCAGCGTGGAGTACACCGACTCCACCGGCATAGACCTGCACCAGTTTATCATCAACACCCTCAACAGCAACCCCAGAGACCGCATGATGCTGCTTAAACTGGAGCAGGACATGATTGACTTCATCGTCAgcaatag CCCCTATAAGAAGTTCCCTCACATGTCGTCCTACCACCGAATGCTGGTCCATCGGGTGGCGGCCTACTTCGGCATGGAGCACAATGTAGACCAGACAGGCAAGTCTGTCATCATCAACAGGACGAGCAGCACACGCAT ACCGGAGCAGCGTTTTCTGGACAAGGTGCATAAGGACAAGACAGAAGAGATCCACCAGTGGAAAATTATTTTGAAGAGAGACAACAGCTTAGATGACCAG ACCCGATTTCACCCTTTACGGGAGAAGCAAAGTAAGTcaatggaggagagagaggaggaatacCAACGAGCACGAGACCGAATCTTTAGCcaagag ACACTCTGCACCCAGGAGCGCACCCATGCAGAGACCAG gGCTGTGGAGGAGTACAATCCTATGCTGAGACCCAAAGAGAAGGCGTTATT CAGGGGGAGCCGTGACAGCTCAGGCTCCAGCTGGACAGGCAGCAGCAGGCAGAGTAGCACTGAGACTGACTGTCGCTATAGTAACGACCCCCGACCTTGGAGCAGCACAGACTCTGATTCCTCCTACCAATGGACGGGTCCCACCCAGAAACCTGGCCAAGCTGCTAACCAAAGCTGGGACGCACGTGGTTCAG gcTCCATTGCTCTTTTCCGACTGCAAACCACTtgcccctcctctcctcccatcATAGATGAGCAGCCATCTAACTGTGCCTACATCATGGAGAATGGGATTCCGCCAGGAAGCATATTAGTGAACCCACATACTG GGCAGCCTTTCCTGAACCCTGATGGAACCCCTGCTGTGTACAACCCTCCGGACAGTCTGCAGCCAATAAGGAGCCAGACTCAGCTGCAAAGCCTTCCCTCTCAGAATCAACAGCAGCAG GTGGTTCAGTACTCATCTGTCTCTTACACAGCTCCACAGATGTTGCCTGTCACTCCCTCACAGCCATACACCACA ATTGAAGATCTTTCCTCGCAGTTTGCTCATGTGAGCTGTCAGTCGGCAAGTGAAGCCACACCCCTGTACCCTCCTAGTCAAGGTTACATCTATGCAGCTCCTCCCCCTCCCAACCCCCCCAGCTACTGCCAGTCTTCACCTCAG TTGCCTGTGTATTGCTACAGCCAGTACCCTACCTCAGCTCAGCACCCATGCAGGCCTCTCTCACCTAGTCAGCACATCCACAGCCAAGCAGCGCAACCAACAG GTTTGCTGGGGGTGTGCAGCAGTCTTCACACACCCAGGGCCAGGCTGTGCTGGGGACCTACTCACCAGTAG